One genomic segment of bacterium includes these proteins:
- the carA gene encoding glutamine-hydrolyzing carbamoyl-phosphate synthase small subunit — MSSLKSKTAKLILEDGSEFEGISFGYEGNTNGEVVFNTGMVGYPETLTDPSYRGQILVCTFPLIGNYGIPDREKSNGVSKNFESDSIHVRGLIVSNYSDEYSHWSAKSSLGDWLKDEKIPAITGIDTRMLTRKLRDKGTMLGKIVIAENDKVEITDPNATDLVKEVSVKEPVEYSAGSKKIILVDCGTKNNIIRAFLGRNISVIRVPYDYDFTSIKANGIMLSNGPGDPKMNVETIEHTKKAMETNIPILGICLGSQILALAAGADTYKLKYGHRGHNQPCNEMGTKRCYITSQNHGYAVKSDTLPQDWREWFINDNDGTNEGIIHISKPFFAAQFHPEASPGPDDCEFIFDMFVRALK, encoded by the coding sequence ATGTCATCTCTAAAAAGTAAAACAGCAAAATTAATTTTAGAAGACGGTTCCGAGTTTGAAGGAATCAGCTTTGGGTATGAAGGAAATACAAACGGGGAAGTAGTCTTCAATACCGGTATGGTTGGTTATCCGGAAACCTTAACTGATCCAAGCTATCGCGGACAAATTCTTGTCTGCACTTTTCCATTAATTGGCAACTATGGAATTCCTGACAGAGAAAAATCTAATGGAGTTTCAAAAAATTTTGAATCCGATTCCATTCATGTTCGTGGATTAATAGTTTCAAATTATTCAGATGAATATTCACACTGGAGTGCAAAAAGTTCACTTGGCGATTGGTTGAAGGATGAAAAAATTCCTGCGATCACTGGAATTGACACACGAATGCTTACAAGAAAACTGCGCGACAAGGGAACGATGCTTGGAAAGATAGTTATAGCTGAAAATGATAAAGTCGAAATTACTGATCCGAATGCTACAGATCTGGTAAAAGAAGTATCAGTAAAAGAACCTGTTGAGTATTCCGCCGGTAGTAAAAAAATAATTTTAGTTGATTGCGGAACTAAGAATAACATCATTCGTGCTTTTCTCGGAAGAAACATTTCCGTAATCCGTGTTCCATACGATTATGATTTTACATCAATCAAAGCAAACGGAATAATGCTTTCAAATGGCCCCGGTGATCCTAAGATGAATGTTGAAACTATTGAACATACAAAGAAAGCAATGGAGACAAATATTCCGATTCTTGGAATTTGTCTTGGTTCTCAAATACTTGCGCTTGCTGCAGGTGCTGATACTTACAAATTAAAATATGGTCATCGCGGGCACAATCAGCCATGCAATGAAATGGGAACAAAAAGATGTTACATAACTTCGCAGAATCATGGTTATGCAGTTAAGTCAGATACACTTCCGCAGGATTGGCGCGAGTGGTTTATTAATGATAATGATGGAACAAATGAAGGAATAATTCACATATCAAAACCATTTTTTGCAGCGCAGTTTCATCCTGAAGCTTCTCCGGGTCCGGATGACTGTGAGTTTATATTTGATATGTTTGTTAGAGCTCTCAAATAG
- a CDS encoding T9SS type A sorting domain-containing protein has product MIYENQIDFITHIIEDANSTLYALVDTKLLISEDGGISWFTRTIPESDMIVADHSGRIYRNAGIGVQYSSDKGITWIPVDNSGLNNWVNEMAINQNNRIYLATTSGVYFGEGDSIVVSVENTEPAKTFFLSQNYPNPFNPVTKIKYSIPQDVRGEKQEVMLKIYDVLGREIATLVNEEKPAGEYEVEFDGSALPSGIYFYRLKAGAFSETRKMVLLK; this is encoded by the coding sequence ATGATATACGAGAATCAGATTGATTTTATTACACACATTATCGAAGATGCAAATTCAACGCTATACGCACTAGTAGACACGAAACTTTTAATATCTGAAGACGGAGGCATTTCCTGGTTTACAAGAACGATTCCAGAATCAGACATGATAGTAGCTGATCATTCTGGTAGAATATATAGAAATGCCGGAATCGGTGTCCAGTATTCTTCAGATAAAGGTATAACATGGATTCCTGTAGATAATTCTGGTCTAAATAATTGGGTAAATGAAATGGCAATTAATCAAAATAATAGAATTTACTTAGCCACTACAAGTGGAGTTTATTTTGGTGAAGGAGATAGCATAGTTGTTTCTGTTGAAAATACCGAACCAGCGAAAACATTTTTCCTCTCCCAAAACTACCCCAACCCGTTTAATCCGGTTACGAAAATAAAATACAGCATACCGCAAGACGTAAGAGGTGAGAAGCAAGAAGTAATGTTAAAAATTTATGATGTGCTTGGAAGAGAAATTGCAACACTCGTTAACGAAGAAAAACCTGCCGGTGAGTATGAAGTTGAGTTTGATGGTTCTGCACTCCCAAGCGGGATTTATTTTTATCGACTAAAGGCTGGAGCCTTTTCGGAAACGAGGAAGATGGTTTTATTAAAGTAG
- a CDS encoding GIY-YIG nuclease family protein — MKNYYVYIITNNSKTLYIGVTDDLMRRVYEHKNKLIDGFTKKYNLTKLVYFETFNRIEDAIRREKQLKNWHRQWKVNLIESVNKDWEDLSMEFGN, encoded by the coding sequence ATGAAAAACTATTATGTGTATATAATAACAAATAACTCAAAAACGCTTTATATCGGAGTGACCGATGATTTAATGAGGAGAGTATATGAACATAAAAATAAATTGATCGACGGCTTTACAAAAAAATACAATCTGACAAAGCTAGTTTACTTTGAAACTTTTAATAGAATTGAGGATGCAATTAGAAGAGAAAAGCAGTTGAAAAATTGGCATCGACAGTGGAAAGTAAATTTAATCGAATCAGTCAATAAGGACTGGGAAGATCTTTCTATGGAATTTGGAAACTGA
- a CDS encoding NAD(P)-binding domain-containing protein — protein MKIGILGTGVVGQTITEKLSQLGHQVMIGTRDKQLTLAKTGKDNFGRPPVSEWLKNNSKVQLGTYSEAASYGEFLVNATSGTGSLDALKLAGENNLTNKVLLDISNPLDFSKGMPPTLTICNTDSLGELIQRTFPNLKVVKSLNTLTAYLMVNPKLLPEPTNIFLNGNDTGAKNEVRNLLTTFGWNEKDIIDMGDITTARGTEQILPIWVRLWGTLQTPMFNFKIVVGK, from the coding sequence ATGAAAATCGGAATTCTCGGAACCGGTGTCGTCGGACAAACTATTACTGAAAAATTATCACAGCTTGGTCATCAGGTAATGATCGGAACAAGAGATAAGCAATTAACGCTTGCTAAAACCGGAAAAGATAATTTTGGCAGACCGCCAGTCAGTGAATGGCTGAAAAATAATTCAAAAGTTCAGCTTGGGACTTATTCAGAAGCTGCATCATACGGAGAGTTTCTCGTCAATGCAACAAGCGGTACAGGTTCTTTGGATGCGCTTAAATTAGCGGGTGAAAATAATCTTACTAATAAAGTTTTACTGGATATTTCTAATCCGCTTGATTTTTCAAAAGGGATGCCGCCGACTTTAACAATCTGCAACACTGATTCGCTGGGTGAATTGATTCAAAGAACATTTCCAAATTTAAAGGTTGTGAAAAGCCTAAATACATTAACCGCTTACCTGATGGTGAATCCAAAACTTCTGCCGGAGCCAACAAATATTTTTTTGAATGGAAATGATACAGGCGCAAAAAACGAAGTTAGAAATCTCTTAACTACTTTCGGTTGGAACGAAAAAGATATAATAGATATGGGAGATATTACAACTGCCAGAGGAACAGAGCAAATTCTTCCTATCTGGGTAAGATTATGGGGAACTCTTCAAACTCCGATGTTTAACTTTAAAATTGTTGTGGGTAAGTAA
- a CDS encoding PhoH family protein, with amino-acid sequence MSKKPKIFILDTNVILHDSSCINQFQENDVVIPLTVLEELDQFKRGSQVINLNAREFSRTLDSLTGQDIFNGGVSMGEGRGQLRIAISRGISQEIREVFKEDTPDHRILGTALEWQKKYKETNTVILVTKDVNLRMKAKALGIPAEDYTTDRIGSIEELYSGKQVIEDFDDDKIIELFQPPFEVAAEPLLDRLNGEALANKYFILRNGNRSVLANLDQNKEHLRKVDKNVIYGITPRNAEQTFAVDALTNHDIQLVSLTGKAGTGKTLLALASALHVRKYYRQIFVARPIVPLSNKDIGFLPGDVESKLAPYMTPLWDNLKVIQDQFPETDKNHQLIDSLIKEEKLVIEPLSYIRGRSLQRIFFIVDEAQNLTPHEIKTIITRAGEGSKLVFTGDIYQIDHPYLDGQSNGLSYLIDRFKGQKLYAHINLEKGERSELAELASNLL; translated from the coding sequence ATGAGTAAAAAACCAAAAATTTTCATTCTGGATACAAACGTCATCCTTCACGATTCTTCGTGCATAAACCAATTCCAGGAAAATGATGTTGTAATTCCTCTGACTGTTCTGGAAGAACTTGATCAATTCAAAAGAGGAAGCCAGGTAATAAACTTAAATGCAAGAGAATTCTCACGCACACTTGATTCACTTACTGGTCAGGATATTTTTAACGGCGGCGTTTCGATGGGTGAAGGTCGTGGACAATTGCGCATTGCTATTTCTCGCGGAATTTCACAAGAGATTCGCGAAGTATTCAAAGAAGATACTCCCGATCATAGAATACTTGGAACTGCACTCGAATGGCAGAAGAAGTACAAAGAAACTAATACTGTTATTCTTGTTACTAAAGATGTTAACCTTCGGATGAAAGCTAAAGCACTTGGCATTCCTGCTGAAGATTATACAACAGACCGAATAGGAAGTATTGAAGAATTATACAGCGGTAAGCAGGTAATAGAAGATTTTGACGATGATAAAATTATTGAACTCTTCCAGCCGCCGTTTGAAGTTGCGGCAGAACCTTTGCTGGACAGATTGAATGGAGAAGCTTTAGCAAATAAATATTTTATCCTTCGGAATGGAAACCGTTCTGTTCTTGCAAATCTTGATCAGAATAAAGAGCATTTAAGAAAAGTCGATAAAAACGTTATTTATGGAATTACTCCACGAAACGCAGAGCAAACTTTTGCAGTTGATGCTTTAACGAATCACGATATTCAGCTGGTTTCATTGACAGGAAAAGCAGGAACAGGAAAAACTTTACTCGCTTTAGCTAGTGCGCTTCATGTAAGAAAATATTATCGGCAGATTTTTGTTGCCAGACCGATTGTTCCACTCAGCAACAAAGATATCGGCTTTCTTCCCGGTGATGTTGAAAGCAAGCTTGCACCGTATATGACTCCTTTGTGGGACAATTTAAAAGTGATTCAGGATCAATTTCCGGAGACAGATAAAAATCATCAGTTGATCGATTCATTAATAAAAGAAGAAAAGCTTGTCATTGAACCGCTGTCATATATTCGCGGAAGAAGTTTGCAGAGAATTTTCTTTATAGTTGATGAAGCACAGAATCTAACTCCGCACGAAATAAAAACTATTATCACCCGTGCAGGTGAAGGATCGAAATTAGTTTTCACCGGAGATATTTACCAGATAGATCATCCTTATCTCGATGGACAATCAAATGGTTTATCTTATTTGATTGATCGATTCAAAGGACAGAAATTGTATGCTCACATAAATCTTGAAAAAGGTGAACGTAGCGAGCTGGCTGAGCTTGCGAGTAATTTGTTGTGA
- the carB gene encoding carbamoyl-phosphate synthase (glutamine-hydrolyzing) large subunit: MIKKRKPKKVLILGSGALQIGQAGEFDYSGSQAIKALKEDGITSILINPNIATIQTSENFADKVYFIPITAEFVERVIEKEQPDSILLQFGGQTALNVGVQLFDKGILEKHNVQVLGTPVEAIKDTEDRLLFANKCTEIGLKVARSKTAKSVDEANRVANEIGFPVMVRIAYALGGLGSGIVNNEKELKEKAEKAFRYTNQILIEESLYGWKEVEYEIVRDKYDNCITTCSMENIDPMGIHTGDSVVIAPVQTLSAQENFKLRSIGIKLIRHIGVIGECNIQYALDPNSDDYRIIEVNARLSRSSALASKATGYPLAFIATKLALGYALNEVENSITQETSACFEPALDYVALKFPRWDLQKFQQVSTQLGSEMKSVGEVMSLGRSFEEILQKAIRMLDVGLKGLVCNDLKFADLDKELSQPTDKRIFAIAVALQNGYSIEKIHQLTKITPWFLHKMKNIVETELKLKQSAVGGSNEIDPTLMKEAKQNGFSDLQIAELIGSTENEVRGKRKSLGVFPVVKQIDTMAAEYPAQTNYLYLTYHGNEHDISVGEKNQIAVIGSGAYRIGSSVEFDWCCVTAVNGINNSGYKSIMINCNPETVSTDYDICDKLYFEQLTLERVLDICDLENPEGVIVSMGGQVPNNLAMKLHNAGVKIIGTSPIQIDNAESRHKFSQILDKLEIDQPEWSEVTTLDEAKKFSAKVGYPVLIRPSYVLSGAAMSIVLTEDELETYLVKATELNREHPVVISKFITDAREIEIDAVSDHGELFCYAIAEHVENAGVHSGDATIVLPPQRTYLETMRRIKIITKKIAKEFEINGPFNIQFIAKDNDVKVIECNLRASRSFPFVSKTLKINFIDIATRIMLGEKVAKIDKSSFDLDYVGVKASQFSFTRLKGSDPVTGVEMSSTGEVACLGDDFNEAFLKSVLSTGQKIPRKAALLSTGTPKNKAELLEDIIALKKMGLKFYGTKGTSDYYKLNGIDVEVLYRPFDEKEPSILTYLGNGEIDMVINIPKTAEKVELDSDYIIRRKAVDLNIPLFTNVQATKRFIKALQQFTTDTLPVKSWDEYQ, translated from the coding sequence ATGATAAAAAAACGAAAACCCAAAAAAGTATTAATCCTCGGCTCCGGTGCTTTGCAGATAGGGCAGGCTGGTGAGTTTGACTATTCCGGCTCGCAGGCAATTAAAGCATTAAAGGAAGACGGAATAACTTCCATCCTTATAAATCCGAACATCGCAACGATTCAAACTTCAGAAAACTTTGCTGACAAAGTTTACTTCATTCCAATCACTGCTGAGTTTGTTGAACGTGTAATCGAGAAAGAACAGCCGGACAGCATTCTGCTACAGTTTGGTGGACAGACTGCGTTGAATGTTGGTGTTCAGTTATTTGATAAAGGGATTCTCGAAAAGCATAATGTTCAAGTGCTCGGAACTCCTGTTGAAGCTATTAAGGATACAGAAGATAGACTTTTGTTTGCAAATAAGTGTACTGAAATCGGTTTGAAAGTTGCTCGAAGTAAAACAGCAAAGAGTGTCGACGAAGCAAACAGGGTTGCAAATGAAATTGGTTTTCCTGTGATGGTGAGAATCGCTTATGCACTTGGCGGACTTGGTTCAGGAATAGTCAATAATGAAAAAGAGTTAAAAGAAAAAGCAGAAAAAGCATTCCGATATACAAATCAAATCTTGATCGAAGAATCACTCTATGGCTGGAAAGAAGTTGAGTACGAAATTGTGCGTGATAAATATGACAACTGCATTACAACCTGCTCGATGGAAAATATTGACCCGATGGGAATTCACACCGGTGACAGCGTTGTTATTGCTCCGGTTCAAACTCTTTCCGCACAGGAAAATTTCAAGCTTCGCTCGATAGGAATAAAATTAATTAGACATATCGGAGTGATCGGTGAATGCAATATCCAATATGCTCTTGATCCAAACTCAGATGATTACAGAATTATCGAAGTCAACGCTCGACTCAGCAGAAGTTCTGCACTTGCATCAAAAGCAACTGGCTATCCTCTAGCATTTATAGCAACAAAGCTTGCACTTGGTTATGCACTCAACGAAGTTGAAAACAGTATTACACAGGAAACTTCTGCATGTTTTGAGCCTGCACTAGATTATGTTGCGCTGAAATTTCCAAGATGGGATCTGCAGAAATTCCAGCAGGTTAGTACTCAGCTTGGTTCTGAAATGAAATCTGTTGGTGAAGTGATGTCACTCGGAAGAAGCTTTGAGGAAATTCTTCAAAAAGCGATCAGAATGCTTGATGTAGGTCTTAAAGGTCTTGTCTGCAATGATCTAAAGTTTGCTGATCTTGATAAAGAATTATCGCAACCAACTGACAAAAGAATTTTTGCAATTGCTGTTGCTTTGCAGAATGGTTACTCAATTGAGAAGATTCATCAGCTGACAAAGATTACTCCCTGGTTCCTTCATAAAATGAAAAACATTGTCGAAACTGAATTGAAGTTGAAACAATCCGCCGTCGGCGGATCGAATGAAATTGATCCTACTTTAATGAAAGAAGCAAAGCAAAATGGATTTTCGGATTTGCAGATAGCTGAGTTAATCGGCTCAACAGAAAATGAAGTCCGTGGAAAAAGAAAATCACTTGGTGTTTTCCCTGTTGTAAAACAAATCGATACCATGGCTGCAGAATATCCGGCACAAACAAATTATCTCTACTTGACTTATCACGGAAACGAGCACGATATCTCAGTGGGAGAGAAAAACCAAATAGCGGTCATCGGAAGTGGTGCTTATCGTATTGGTTCGTCAGTTGAGTTTGATTGGTGCTGCGTTACAGCTGTTAATGGAATTAATAACAGCGGCTACAAATCCATAATGATTAATTGTAATCCGGAAACCGTTAGCACAGATTATGATATTTGCGACAAACTTTACTTCGAACAGCTTACTTTAGAAAGAGTTCTCGACATTTGTGATTTGGAAAATCCAGAAGGTGTTATTGTTTCAATGGGTGGACAAGTTCCGAATAATCTTGCAATGAAGCTTCACAATGCAGGTGTAAAAATAATCGGCACTTCTCCAATCCAGATTGATAACGCAGAAAGCAGACACAAGTTTTCGCAAATACTTGATAAGCTTGAGATAGACCAGCCGGAATGGAGTGAAGTTACAACTCTTGATGAAGCGAAAAAGTTTTCAGCGAAGGTTGGCTATCCGGTTTTAATAAGACCAAGTTATGTTCTTAGCGGTGCAGCGATGAGTATTGTTTTGACCGAAGATGAACTTGAAACTTATCTGGTAAAAGCAACTGAGCTGAACAGGGAACACCCTGTTGTCATCAGCAAGTTTATCACAGACGCACGCGAAATTGAGATAGATGCTGTCTCTGATCACGGAGAACTTTTCTGTTATGCAATTGCTGAGCACGTAGAGAATGCAGGAGTTCATTCGGGTGATGCAACAATAGTGCTTCCTCCGCAGAGAACGTATCTTGAAACAATGAGAAGAATAAAAATCATCACAAAGAAAATTGCGAAAGAGTTTGAAATAAACGGACCATTCAACATTCAGTTTATTGCAAAAGATAATGATGTGAAAGTAATTGAATGCAACCTTCGTGCATCACGAAGCTTTCCTTTTGTTTCAAAAACTTTGAAGATAAACTTTATTGATATTGCGACACGAATTATGCTTGGTGAAAAAGTAGCGAAGATAGATAAATCATCTTTCGATCTTGATTATGTCGGAGTGAAAGCATCACAATTTTCTTTTACAAGATTGAAAGGCTCCGATCCTGTTACAGGAGTTGAGATGTCTTCAACAGGAGAAGTTGCTTGTCTTGGTGATGATTTCAATGAAGCATTTCTGAAATCTGTTTTATCAACCGGACAAAAAATTCCACGGAAAGCTGCTCTTCTTTCAACAGGAACTCCAAAAAACAAAGCTGAACTTCTGGAAGACATCATTGCACTGAAAAAAATGGGATTGAAATTCTACGGAACAAAAGGAACATCAGACTACTACAAGTTGAATGGGATTGATGTTGAAGTTCTTTACCGACCTTTTGATGAAAAAGAACCATCGATATTAACTTATCTTGGTAATGGTGAAATTGATATGGTAATTAATATTCCAAAGACCGCAGAGAAAGTCGAGCTTGATAGTGATTATATTATCCGCAGGAAAGCAGTTGATTTAAACATTCCTCTTTTCACAAACGTACAGGCAACAAAAAGATTTATAAAAGCACTTCAGCAATTCACAACGGATACACTACCAGTTAAAAGTTGGGATGAGTATCAGTAA